One Paraglaciecola mesophila genomic region harbors:
- a CDS encoding arginyltransferase has product MKFGISQSFDCSYLSGEQETLLVYAEETGHSFHYEMLMAAGFRRSGSQLYRPHCAHCHACQAIRVPVSDFAPSKSQKRILKRNNDIKVVLSEENKPHYYGLYKQYINTRHQDGSMYPATPDQYASFADGGWLKPLFIELHLDGELVGIAVTDSLEKALSAVYTFFEPSLAHRSLGTFAVLQQIAIARRLSKAHLYLGYQIDNSQKMSYKRNFLPHERFIEQKWQLILKKDW; this is encoded by the coding sequence ATGAAATTTGGAATTAGTCAAAGCTTTGACTGTAGTTATTTATCAGGTGAGCAAGAAACATTACTCGTTTATGCAGAGGAAACAGGACATAGTTTTCACTACGAAATGCTAATGGCAGCTGGTTTTCGGCGCAGCGGCTCACAACTTTATCGGCCCCACTGCGCGCACTGCCATGCCTGTCAAGCAATACGGGTCCCTGTGAGTGACTTTGCCCCATCTAAAAGCCAGAAGCGTATTCTCAAACGTAACAACGACATAAAAGTGGTATTAAGTGAAGAAAATAAACCTCACTACTACGGTTTGTACAAGCAATACATCAATACCCGACACCAAGATGGCAGCATGTATCCAGCAACACCAGATCAATACGCAAGTTTTGCCGATGGTGGCTGGCTGAAGCCGCTGTTTATAGAATTGCATCTTGATGGTGAATTGGTGGGTATTGCCGTAACCGATTCATTGGAAAAAGCTTTGTCGGCGGTTTACACGTTTTTTGAACCTTCTTTGGCTCATCGTTCCTTAGGTACTTTCGCCGTCTTACAACAAATAGCGATCGCTCGGCGTTTATCTAAAGCACATTTATATTTAGGCTACCAGATAGATAACTCTCAAAAAATGAGCTATAAGCGCAATTTTTTACCCCACGAGCGTTTTATTGAACAAAAATGGCAGCTAATTTTAAAAAAAGACTGGTAA
- the aat gene encoding leucyl/phenylalanyl-tRNA--protein transferase yields MIELFQLDRSLHFPSPAQALSDPPGLLAFGGDLSVNRLMYAYQQGIFPWFSSNEPILWWSPDPRGILPLENFNVSKSLRKFIRKTSFRVTVNTHFAQVIHACANVSRQSSGTWITDEMINAYIELHRNGFAHSIEVWDAETLVGGLYGVTPGNLFCGESMFHYATNASKLAMFYLVELLRQNGSEFIDCQLQNEHLASLGCIEIPRTVFLSKLKEVVKEPINQSLWRPRELTQA; encoded by the coding sequence ATGATTGAACTGTTTCAGTTAGATAGATCACTGCATTTCCCATCTCCCGCTCAAGCGTTATCTGACCCTCCCGGTCTGCTTGCCTTCGGCGGAGACTTATCGGTTAACCGACTAATGTACGCCTATCAACAAGGTATTTTCCCTTGGTTCAGTAGCAATGAACCGATTTTATGGTGGTCACCTGATCCCAGAGGCATATTGCCTTTAGAAAATTTCAATGTGTCGAAAAGCTTAAGAAAATTCATTCGTAAAACGTCCTTTCGCGTTACGGTAAATACACATTTTGCTCAGGTAATACACGCATGCGCTAACGTTTCTCGTCAATCGTCTGGCACGTGGATAACAGACGAAATGATCAACGCGTATATCGAGCTGCATCGCAATGGTTTTGCACACTCAATAGAAGTATGGGATGCTGAGACACTTGTTGGCGGCTTATATGGTGTAACCCCTGGTAATCTCTTTTGCGGGGAATCTATGTTTCATTATGCGACGAATGCTTCAAAGCTTGCTATGTTTTATTTAGTCGAACTGCTGCGTCAAAACGGCTCTGAATTTATTGATTGCCAGTTACAAAACGAGCACTTAGCAAGCCTTGGGTGCATTGAAATCCCGAGAACCGTGTTCTTAAGCAAACTTAAAGAGGTTGTAAAAGAACCGATAAATCAGTCCTTGTGGCGCCCAAGGGAACTCACGCAAGCGTAA
- the trxB gene encoding thioredoxin-disulfide reductase: MSESRHVKLLILGSGPAGYSAAVYAARANLNPVLLTGIQQGGQLTTTTEVENWPGDAEGLTGPDLMVRMQQHAEKFDTEIIFDHINKTDLTKRPFTLVGDAGTYTCDSLIICTGASAKYLGMESETAFMGKGVSACATCDGFFYRNQKVAVIGGGNTAVEEALYLSNIASEVHVIHRRDTFRSEKILSQRLFDKAENGNVTLHLNSTLDEVLGDEMGVTGVRIKSTVSDETKELDVMGLFVAIGHQPNTGIFEGQLDMKDGYIKVNSGTAGNATQTSVEGVFAAGDVSDHVYRQAITSAGTGCMAALDAEKFLDAL, from the coding sequence ATGTCTGAATCAAGACACGTAAAATTACTTATTTTAGGCTCAGGCCCAGCGGGATACTCGGCAGCCGTGTACGCAGCACGTGCTAATTTAAACCCAGTATTGCTAACCGGTATCCAGCAAGGTGGTCAACTTACCACGACGACCGAAGTTGAAAACTGGCCAGGAGATGCAGAAGGGTTAACGGGTCCTGATTTGATGGTTCGCATGCAGCAACATGCTGAAAAATTCGATACTGAGATTATCTTCGATCACATTAATAAAACGGATCTAACAAAGCGTCCGTTTACCCTAGTTGGTGATGCTGGAACGTATACATGTGATTCTTTGATAATTTGTACTGGTGCCTCAGCGAAATACTTAGGTATGGAATCTGAAACCGCGTTTATGGGTAAAGGCGTATCTGCCTGTGCCACCTGTGACGGATTTTTCTATCGCAATCAAAAAGTAGCCGTTATCGGTGGCGGAAACACAGCCGTTGAAGAAGCGCTCTATCTTTCGAATATTGCCTCAGAAGTACATGTCATCCACAGACGTGATACGTTCAGAAGTGAAAAAATCTTATCTCAGCGCCTGTTTGACAAAGCTGAAAATGGTAACGTTACCTTACACTTGAACAGTACGCTAGATGAAGTACTGGGTGATGAAATGGGCGTGACTGGTGTTCGTATAAAATCGACAGTGTCAGATGAAACCAAAGAGTTAGATGTTATGGGGCTATTCGTTGCTATTGGCCATCAACCAAATACTGGCATCTTCGAAGGTCAGTTAGACATGAAAGACGGTTACATCAAGGTTAACAGTGGTACGGCAGGCAACGCTACGCAAACCAGTGTTGAAGGTGTTTTTGCCGCAGGTGATGTAAGCGACCACGTATATCGTCAAGCAATCACCTCAGCTGGAACGGGTTGTATGGCAGCACTGGATGCTGAAAAATTTTTAGACGCGTTATAA
- the yfbV gene encoding terminus macrodomain insulation protein YfbV — protein sequence MAQTVFTLFKDGQQYMQTWPVKKELYPLFPECRVISATKLAIKTMPPLAVLTVALAYSATGLATLPNAVAMAIFFLSIPVQGLLWLGHRSNQWLPPSTSSWYRDIHQKMRQQGCFVANMKPRPKYKELAALLKTAFDDLDKAFTQRWF from the coding sequence ATGGCACAAACCGTTTTTACTTTATTCAAAGATGGCCAGCAGTATATGCAAACTTGGCCAGTCAAAAAGGAACTGTATCCACTTTTCCCTGAATGCAGAGTGATTTCTGCCACTAAACTTGCCATTAAAACCATGCCGCCACTGGCAGTATTAACGGTTGCGTTGGCTTATTCTGCGACAGGCTTAGCAACGTTACCTAATGCGGTAGCTATGGCCATCTTCTTTTTATCTATCCCGGTACAAGGCCTGTTGTGGCTGGGGCACAGATCAAATCAATGGCTTCCTCCATCAACTTCGAGTTGGTATCGTGATATTCATCAAAAGATGCGTCAGCAAGGGTGCTTTGTGGCAAATATGAAACCCCGGCCGAAGTATAAAGAATTAGCGGCACTGCTTAAAACTGCATTTGACGATTTAGACAAAGCCTTTACACAGCGTTGGTTTTAG
- a CDS encoding SprT family zinc-dependent metalloprotease encodes MKPLNNPSFHQNQLNQSDIQAHVVDRVHACVQLANRSLSVDLALPAITFNQRGKIAGCARLQTNELRFNPVLLADNYQAFIDEVVPHEVAHLIAYALYGRVKPHGKEWQAIMRQVFGLNGHTYHKMDVTKVSGKRFTYQCLCGDIELSVRRHNKVLRQQQQYICRQCHQVLSFKPSSSV; translated from the coding sequence ATGAAACCTTTGAACAACCCTTCTTTCCATCAAAACCAGCTTAATCAATCAGATATTCAAGCCCATGTCGTTGATCGTGTACATGCCTGCGTTCAATTAGCTAACCGGTCACTATCAGTTGACTTAGCCTTACCGGCGATAACCTTTAATCAAAGAGGTAAAATTGCCGGTTGTGCGCGGCTGCAAACAAATGAGTTGCGGTTTAATCCCGTACTGCTAGCTGACAACTATCAAGCATTTATAGATGAAGTGGTGCCCCATGAGGTCGCTCACTTAATCGCGTATGCGCTTTATGGTCGAGTAAAACCCCACGGAAAAGAATGGCAAGCCATTATGCGGCAAGTATTCGGATTAAACGGACATACATATCACAAAATGGACGTGACAAAAGTCAGTGGAAAACGTTTTACCTATCAATGTTTATGTGGTGATATTGAACTGAGTGTCAGACGCCATAATAAGGTGCTAAGACAGCAACAACAGTATATCTGCCGCCAATGCCATCAGGTACTTAGCTTCAAACCGTCTAGCAGCGTCTAA
- the sppA gene encoding signal peptide peptidase SppA — MSTDKSWTKALFGGIWSVLNFSRKLFFNIIFLVIAIGIISLIFKDNGQIGVKQNSALVLNLRGDIVIQKHAIDPFEAFMQEALGQENEKPEVLLQDILLTLDNAKQDQRIKALVLDLQELNGAGLDKLEQIAQAIDDFKLSEKPVYAIGDYYTQEQYYIASHADHVYMNPMGWMLFEGYGRFGMYYKSALDKIKATTHVFKVGTYKSAVEPLIRDDMSEAAKEANKAWLNAMWSQYKNNVAEARGLSADNFDEKVDEFMIKFEDVNGDFAQYALENGWVDGLKTREQVLQELVSVVGEDDSKRGYTNITFKHYLHIVNPPLPHLDTNVDKVGIVVAKGTILNGDQKPGTVGGDSTANLLRKARLDDNIKSVVLYVDSPGGSAFASEIIRQEIENLKAAGKPVVALMSTYAASGGYWISASADEIWAAPSTITGSIGIFGMFVSFENTLDYLGVHTDGVGTTDFAGMGITRGIDPKMGQVLQRSIEHGYDQFISLVADERHMSKEDVDSIAQGRVWIGETALSLNLVDHLGYIDDAVSAAAQLADLTEYDVTYVERSLNSSELFWKEFFSNVSVMLAKTQFAQSDSKLMSLISQVTADFDDVIKLNDPRGVYAFCLTCEI; from the coding sequence ATGTCAACCGATAAAAGTTGGACCAAAGCCCTGTTTGGCGGTATTTGGTCAGTTCTCAATTTTAGCCGCAAGTTATTCTTTAACATTATCTTTTTAGTCATAGCCATCGGCATCATTTCGTTAATTTTCAAAGATAACGGTCAAATAGGTGTGAAACAAAATTCTGCTCTTGTGCTGAATTTAAGAGGCGATATTGTCATCCAAAAACACGCAATAGATCCTTTTGAAGCGTTTATGCAAGAAGCTTTAGGTCAAGAAAATGAAAAGCCAGAGGTATTGTTACAAGATATTTTGCTTACTTTGGACAACGCTAAACAAGATCAGCGTATCAAAGCTCTGGTACTTGATTTACAAGAACTCAACGGTGCGGGGTTAGATAAACTAGAACAAATCGCCCAAGCCATCGATGATTTCAAGCTCAGTGAAAAACCAGTTTACGCTATCGGTGACTATTACACGCAAGAGCAATATTACATTGCCAGTCATGCTGACCACGTATATATGAACCCTATGGGTTGGATGCTATTTGAAGGATATGGCCGGTTTGGCATGTATTACAAATCAGCGTTAGATAAGATCAAGGCGACTACGCATGTTTTTAAAGTAGGCACCTACAAGTCAGCAGTAGAACCGTTAATTCGTGATGATATGTCAGAGGCGGCAAAAGAAGCGAATAAAGCTTGGCTAAATGCCATGTGGTCTCAGTATAAGAATAATGTAGCCGAAGCACGTGGTTTATCAGCAGACAACTTCGACGAAAAGGTTGACGAATTTATGATTAAATTCGAAGACGTCAATGGTGATTTTGCCCAGTATGCGTTAGAAAATGGCTGGGTTGATGGATTAAAAACACGTGAACAAGTATTGCAAGAACTGGTTTCCGTCGTCGGAGAAGACGACTCCAAACGTGGTTACACCAATATAACGTTCAAGCATTACTTACACATAGTGAACCCGCCGCTTCCCCACTTAGATACAAATGTTGATAAGGTCGGCATTGTGGTCGCTAAAGGTACCATTTTAAATGGTGACCAAAAGCCAGGTACAGTAGGGGGTGACAGCACTGCAAATTTATTACGTAAGGCTCGTTTAGACGACAACATTAAATCGGTCGTGTTATATGTAGACTCACCAGGTGGCAGTGCTTTTGCCTCAGAGATTATTCGCCAAGAAATTGAAAACCTCAAAGCAGCAGGCAAACCAGTCGTAGCCCTGATGAGCACATACGCGGCATCCGGAGGATACTGGATATCAGCGAGTGCCGATGAAATTTGGGCAGCGCCCAGCACCATTACCGGTTCAATAGGTATATTTGGCATGTTCGTCAGTTTCGAAAATACCCTAGATTACTTAGGTGTACATACCGATGGTGTGGGCACCACAGATTTTGCAGGCATGGGCATAACTCGCGGTATCGATCCTAAAATGGGCCAAGTCTTGCAGCGTAGTATCGAGCATGGTTACGACCAATTCATTTCACTCGTCGCAGACGAACGCCATATGAGCAAAGAAGACGTCGACAGCATCGCACAAGGCCGCGTTTGGATAGGTGAAACAGCATTATCGTTAAATTTAGTCGACCATCTTGGCTACATAGATGACGCAGTATCAGCTGCAGCACAACTAGCTGATTTAACTGAATACGATGTCACCTACGTTGAACGCTCATTAAACAGCAGTGAATTGTTCTGGAAAGAGTTCTTTTCTAATGTATCTGTGATGTTAGCAAAAACTCAGTTTGCCCAGAGTGATAGCAAATTAATGAGCTTAATTAGCCAAGTAACGGCGGATTTTGACGATGTAATTAAGCTTAATGATCCTCGCGGCGTTTATGCTTTTTGCTTAACCTGTGAAATTTAA
- a CDS encoding VOC family protein, which produces MSAHHKINYIEIPVKDINLAKAFFSSVFGWQFIDYGPDYCAFDGVGIDGGFFSAKQAVSTVNGSVLVVLFSDDLIVTQGKIEESGGKIVQAIFSFPGGKRFHFTDPCGNEYAVWSDK; this is translated from the coding sequence ATGTCTGCACATCACAAAATTAATTATATCGAAATCCCCGTTAAGGATATAAATTTAGCCAAAGCGTTCTTTAGCTCCGTTTTCGGCTGGCAATTTATCGACTATGGGCCAGATTACTGCGCTTTCGACGGAGTGGGAATTGACGGAGGGTTCTTTAGCGCTAAGCAAGCGGTTTCAACGGTCAATGGTAGTGTTTTGGTCGTACTTTTTAGCGATGACCTTATCGTCACTCAAGGCAAAATCGAAGAAAGCGGTGGTAAAATAGTGCAGGCTATTTTTAGTTTTCCTGGAGGGAAGCGTTTTCACTTTACTGACCCTTGCGGTAACGAATATGCCGTTTGGAGCGACAAATAA
- the rnhA gene encoding ribonuclease HI: MKHIEIYTDGSCLGNPGPGGYGAVLLFGQHKKELSKGFKHTTNNRMELLATIEALASLTETCKVDLTTDSQYVKNGINQWIKNWRKNGWRTSDKKPVKNVDLWKRLDEQVNQHQVQWHWVKGHSGHPMNELCDVLARNAASSIDLFADEGFQG, encoded by the coding sequence ATGAAACACATAGAAATTTATACCGATGGTTCCTGTTTAGGTAATCCAGGTCCTGGTGGTTACGGGGCTGTTCTTTTGTTTGGACAACATAAAAAAGAGCTTAGCAAAGGGTTTAAGCACACAACGAATAATCGTATGGAGTTATTAGCGACCATAGAAGCATTAGCCAGCTTAACCGAAACCTGTAAAGTCGATTTAACCACGGACAGCCAATATGTAAAAAATGGTATCAATCAATGGATAAAAAACTGGCGAAAGAATGGATGGCGCACATCAGACAAAAAACCGGTTAAAAATGTCGATTTATGGAAACGTTTAGACGAGCAAGTCAATCAGCATCAAGTACAATGGCACTGGGTTAAAGGCCACTCTGGACATCCCATGAACGAGCTTTGTGATGTTTTAGCTCGAAACGCAGCGTCTAGCATAGACTTATTCGCCGACGAAGGCTTTCAGGGGTAA
- the dnaQ gene encoding DNA polymerase III subunit epsilon: MRQIVLDTETTGIDPRQGHRIIEIGCVELLNRRLTGNTFHVYINPQRLIEQEAIEVHGITNEYLLDKPVFADVAADFAQFISGAQLVIHNAPFDVGFMDHEFDRVASMGGKKTADMCTVLDTLEMARQIHPGQKNNLDALCKRYGIDNSHRELHGALLDSEILADVYLMMTGGQTALNLSGKSNSEGGSQVEPIRRLDPSLNQLKVLRATADELVEHEKRLDLVTKEGGSCLWRE; this comes from the coding sequence ATGAGACAAATCGTACTAGATACAGAAACAACCGGTATTGATCCTAGGCAGGGTCATCGAATAATAGAAATAGGTTGTGTAGAGCTGTTAAACCGCCGCCTCACAGGTAACACGTTTCATGTCTACATAAACCCTCAACGTCTAATTGAACAAGAAGCGATAGAGGTTCACGGGATCACAAATGAGTATTTATTAGATAAACCCGTGTTTGCGGATGTTGCTGCAGATTTTGCGCAGTTTATTAGTGGTGCTCAACTGGTGATTCATAATGCGCCATTTGATGTCGGTTTTATGGATCATGAGTTTGACCGAGTTGCCTCAATGGGCGGTAAAAAAACCGCTGACATGTGTACTGTGCTTGATACGCTGGAAATGGCGCGGCAAATTCACCCAGGGCAAAAGAATAACCTTGACGCTTTATGTAAACGTTATGGTATAGATAACTCACACCGAGAGCTCCACGGCGCATTGCTGGATTCCGAGATCCTCGCCGACGTTTATTTAATGATGACAGGGGGCCAGACGGCACTGAATTTATCGGGTAAATCAAACTCTGAAGGTGGCAGTCAGGTTGAACCAATTCGTAGGCTTGATCCTAGCTTAAATCAGTTAAAGGTTTTGCGTGCCACAGCCGATGAATTAGTTGAGCATGAGAAACGTTTGGATTTAGTCACTAAAGAAGGCGGTTCTTGTTTGTGGCGTGAATAG
- a CDS encoding TIGR03503 family protein, whose amino-acid sequence MLKPLLFSALFLSTIINAQTPQAERQAPNPLISLGDDFQNSIKLLQNRFRIDHEVDEITMVFFREYGSLPVVLVRPDGSKIYQSQADGEGVFWFDTATYDMVSIKKPMPGPWQAVGDIEPESRVMVISDLSLHAEPLPSVIFSGEILKQTAHLTNGGEPINYTEFRDVVTLSMQFFSTNNPDSNNFGADSQTIATFEDNGQGMDEIPLDGTFTGQFNLSVAAGEWIPTFMVSTPMFSREQVDDAVMLYPNPIHISVDQHGGAGGYHKLMIDADREHINMSTLLIDGKVKFPNGDIQNFSITDASMDIREHLIVNYEYGVYRIKLTAFANTIDGRDVILDVPEFSFLTEEPMIAPTLDEQTANGTNQESSQDVINQQQPILPAEAVSTEPEMATSTLILLIIGINVFLLIVGGALIWFVTRDKPVTVTEALSEIAPPDSEKNSKAGFITRFKQRITGNKARLEEANDINANPKKSGAKKDSSNKTA is encoded by the coding sequence ATGTTAAAACCTCTGTTATTTAGTGCGCTATTCTTATCCACTATTATTAACGCACAAACGCCTCAAGCAGAACGACAAGCACCAAATCCGCTTATATCTTTAGGTGATGATTTTCAAAATAGCATCAAGTTATTGCAAAATCGTTTCCGAATTGATCATGAAGTGGATGAGATCACCATGGTTTTCTTTCGCGAATACGGTAGTTTGCCTGTGGTCTTGGTAAGGCCAGATGGCAGTAAAATCTATCAGTCTCAAGCAGATGGTGAAGGTGTTTTTTGGTTTGATACCGCCACCTATGACATGGTGAGTATTAAAAAGCCCATGCCGGGTCCTTGGCAAGCTGTAGGGGATATTGAGCCAGAAAGCCGAGTGATGGTGATCAGTGACCTGTCATTGCACGCAGAGCCGTTACCCAGCGTCATTTTTTCTGGTGAAATTCTAAAACAAACTGCCCACTTAACCAATGGCGGTGAACCAATCAATTATACTGAATTTCGTGATGTTGTTACCCTAAGTATGCAGTTCTTTAGTACCAATAATCCTGACAGTAATAATTTTGGTGCTGACTCACAAACCATAGCGACCTTTGAAGACAATGGTCAAGGCATGGACGAAATACCATTAGACGGTACGTTCACTGGTCAATTCAACTTGTCGGTAGCAGCAGGTGAGTGGATCCCGACTTTTATGGTATCCACACCTATGTTCTCCAGAGAACAGGTCGATGACGCTGTGATGCTTTATCCGAACCCGATACATATCTCGGTAGATCAACATGGCGGGGCAGGCGGGTATCATAAGTTAATGATCGATGCAGACCGTGAACACATTAATATGTCGACCTTGCTGATCGACGGAAAAGTTAAATTTCCTAATGGCGATATTCAAAATTTTTCCATTACTGACGCGTCGATGGATATTCGTGAACACCTTATTGTCAATTACGAATACGGCGTGTATCGCATTAAGTTAACAGCCTTTGCCAACACGATTGATGGGCGCGACGTGATTCTAGATGTACCGGAGTTTAGCTTTCTCACTGAAGAGCCAATGATTGCTCCGACATTAGACGAGCAAACTGCCAATGGCACGAACCAAGAAAGTTCACAAGACGTCATAAATCAACAACAGCCAATCTTGCCAGCTGAAGCCGTGTCCACAGAGCCAGAAATGGCCACGTCCACATTAATACTGTTGATTATTGGAATAAACGTGTTCTTATTAATAGTAGGTGGCGCATTAATTTGGTTTGTTACGCGAGACAAACCTGTTACGGTCACTGAAGCTTTGAGTGAGATCGCTCCACCAGACTCAGAGAAAAATAGCAAAGCGGGATTTATAACGCGTTTCAAACAACGTATTACTGGTAATAAAGCGCGCCTTGAAGAGGCAAATGATATCAATGCAAACCCGAAAAAGAGTGGGGCGAAAAAAGACAGCAGTAACAAAACTGCGTAA
- a CDS encoding CNNM domain-containing protein: MILLLFYIALALGVSFICSIAEAVILSVSSAYISVLEKEQHKSGILLREQVQNINNPLAAILTLNTVAHTMGAAGAGAQAAAVFGEIYMGVISAILTLFILVFSEIIPKTLGATFWRKLAPATAYFLKYLILCLYPFVLLANKLTAGFSDDSPLKGLSKAELAVLTDESYQEGQIAKQEANILQNLLSLDELKIKNAMTHRTVIFSVSEEMTVEAFYHKHGTVEFSRIPIYEHAEPEKITGYVLKKDILLAMIRKNEKNPVSVYRKEMVTLLSSMPLSAALHPLHTKRANMLLVVDEYGGLEGILTDEDLTESLLGVEIVDENDKNVSMKKLARLMWKRRERAALHKSNQTKA, encoded by the coding sequence TTGATCTTATTGTTGTTTTATATTGCGTTGGCCTTAGGTGTCTCGTTTATTTGCTCTATCGCTGAAGCGGTTATTTTGAGCGTATCCTCTGCATATATTTCAGTTCTTGAGAAAGAGCAGCATAAAAGTGGCATCTTACTGCGAGAACAAGTTCAAAATATCAATAATCCACTGGCCGCTATTCTGACATTAAATACAGTTGCTCACACAATGGGGGCTGCAGGAGCCGGCGCGCAAGCTGCGGCAGTGTTTGGTGAAATATACATGGGGGTCATTTCTGCCATTTTGACCTTATTTATCTTGGTTTTTTCAGAAATTATTCCTAAAACCTTGGGGGCGACGTTTTGGCGTAAACTGGCGCCAGCCACCGCATATTTTTTAAAATACCTCATTTTGTGCCTTTACCCTTTTGTATTGCTGGCCAATAAGCTCACCGCTGGCTTTAGTGATGACTCGCCTTTGAAAGGGTTAAGCAAGGCTGAACTGGCAGTGTTAACAGATGAATCTTATCAAGAAGGGCAAATCGCCAAGCAAGAAGCCAACATATTGCAAAACTTACTTTCTCTTGATGAGCTAAAGATTAAAAATGCCATGACTCACCGTACCGTTATTTTTTCTGTATCAGAAGAGATGACAGTGGAAGCTTTTTATCATAAGCACGGCACCGTAGAGTTTTCGCGCATCCCCATATACGAACATGCTGAGCCAGAAAAGATCACCGGTTACGTTCTTAAGAAAGATATTTTGTTAGCTATGATCCGCAAGAATGAGAAAAATCCGGTCAGTGTATACCGCAAAGAGATGGTTACCTTGTTAAGTAGTATGCCTTTGTCGGCAGCTTTACACCCATTACACACGAAACGCGCCAATATGTTATTGGTGGTAGACGAATATGGTGGGTTAGAAGGCATTCTCACAGATGAAGATCTGACTGAATCTTTATTGGGCGTAGAAATAGTTGATGAAAATGACAAAAACGTCAGTATGAAAAAGCTTGCACGACTCATGTGGAAGCGTCGAGAGCGCGCTGCGTTGCATAAATCAAATCAAACGAAAGCTTAA
- the lolD gene encoding lipoprotein-releasing ABC transporter ATP-binding protein LolD yields the protein MHELLKCNHLSKQYDDGKDSVHILNNVNLTVHTSEQLAIIGSSGSGKSTLLHLLGALDHPTSGSVLFEQQDIFAFSNAQQARFRNQSLGFVYQAHHLLPEFTALENVAMPRLIANEKREQALHHAEEMLKKVGLSHRLTHRPSMLSGGERQRVAIARALVNQPKLVLADEPTGNLDTKTGEGIYQLLNELRDLSQTSFIVVTHDIQLAKRLDRSLSLVNGQLSSPDV from the coding sequence ATGCATGAACTGTTGAAATGTAATCACTTATCTAAACAGTATGATGACGGCAAAGATAGCGTACATATCCTAAATAATGTGAATTTAACCGTTCACACTTCAGAACAACTCGCGATTATAGGCAGCTCTGGTTCAGGCAAAAGTACCTTGCTGCATTTATTGGGAGCTCTTGATCACCCAACCTCAGGAAGCGTGTTATTCGAACAGCAAGACATTTTTGCTTTTTCAAATGCGCAGCAAGCTAGATTTCGAAACCAATCATTAGGATTTGTTTACCAAGCGCATCACTTACTGCCTGAATTTACTGCGCTGGAAAATGTAGCTATGCCCCGTTTAATCGCGAATGAAAAACGTGAACAGGCTTTGCATCACGCTGAAGAGATGCTTAAAAAAGTTGGATTATCGCATCGCTTAACCCATCGACCGAGCATGTTATCCGGTGGAGAGCGACAACGTGTGGCGATAGCGAGAGCGCTCGTTAATCAGCCTAAACTTGTATTAGCTGATGAACCCACCGGAAACCTAGACACCAAAACAGGTGAAGGAATATATCAATTGCTCAATGAGCTACGTGATCTTAGTCAAACTAGTTTTATTGTGGTCACTCACGATATTCAGTTAGCTAAGCGTCTGGATCGATCCCTTAGTTTAGTAAACGGGCAATTAAGCTCGCCCGATGTTTAA